One region of Luteolibacter rhizosphaerae genomic DNA includes:
- a CDS encoding autotransporter-associated beta strand repeat-containing protein, translating to MNKALDPRLIDRRPMRLRLLPSLLALAVAGTAASQAVEVTYRYYRFTPTVNRTAEQNQTQVSEFLFYNRGSKVNLSGVTMSTVGTPTHAPTAAEGVNSLIDGNTATKWFNATKIPVVFDFGTPTTVDSYQFATANDSLDRTPIRWTVEGSNDNTTYVMVDNRSLGDNATPTSYFTFRPILGIGGGSPLPVIATYDIPTTVVDNTVANQDVHLATPAIVKNDGSIATSVRWNVTGTVTGTSLTPGFPTVAAAGTQAITPPVDALTPFTIAATNASGTASATQKFRSVAGGSSSGRYVRFTGATLRSGGLLTQIAELEFFNAGVKVPVAGSSNPGGDNGNNAAEAVASIHDGNYRTKWLNHNNRPVILDFGSVQSFDSYQLTTGNDDAGRDPVRWIIEVSADGTNWTLADAANEYPMPNTRRAKTGLLPVSGSTLEWTGTSGDWDTSSTNWVKSGTATGSAYSDGVAVIFDDDATNRDVVLADTVRPTFTSVNNSSGSYSISGAAIAGRGGLIKRGSGELQLLSPNTFDGSVYLLGGKTVTMDGTALGVREATNRLEISNGAELNVAADLTTQRRLHVAFDGGVINVDGGVTFTKIGNSDFYGTLTKNGDGTLRFQGYNGSVSPAAQDLVINEGIVEFGAATGYFNSRPFQDMKIIVNSGGILRFSINSALGGDYISAISSLEQVRVIGGLFESNSGISYIHVGVDTAGEGDLVLQGGTYGGTGQTESANNVAGETTITTLASDDSSLIVGTGALTANPAHFVFAVANGGAEEDLVVSKVINGNYGIVKKGLGTMVLQAANTYLGNTEGALFMNRPHGTTVEEGTLVVSNISGSATGASPVLIAAPATLKGEGSAAGTVTIQGIVAPGDSYNPQGSLALGSTTINGTASLDIEGAQADSIFVNGTLTLGANSSLVVTGSLTEPLYQIIPHTGAVTGTFANVTIPSGYTLVYGANAISLVSNTAPAYEAWAAGLIDASADADIDGDGLSNLIEFVLNSDATVSSTAALPQGSTNAQGDLVFTFVTKASAGYLNPTVQYSTDLENWDTFSGSVVQTGVPSTGLNTVTATLPASLATPGTKIFARLHVATP from the coding sequence ATGAACAAAGCACTCGATCCCCGCCTGATTGATCGCCGTCCGATGCGACTGCGACTCCTACCATCTCTTCTCGCGCTCGCGGTCGCCGGCACCGCGGCGTCCCAAGCGGTGGAGGTGACCTACCGTTACTACCGCTTCACCCCCACGGTGAACCGGACCGCGGAGCAGAACCAGACGCAGGTTTCCGAGTTCCTCTTCTACAACCGCGGGAGCAAGGTGAACCTCTCCGGGGTGACCATGAGCACGGTCGGCACGCCGACCCACGCCCCGACCGCCGCGGAAGGCGTGAACAGCCTGATCGACGGCAACACCGCCACCAAATGGTTCAATGCCACCAAGATCCCGGTGGTGTTCGACTTCGGCACCCCCACCACGGTGGACTCCTACCAGTTCGCCACGGCGAACGACTCGCTGGACCGCACCCCGATCCGCTGGACCGTCGAGGGCAGCAACGACAACACGACCTACGTGATGGTCGACAACCGCAGCCTGGGTGACAACGCAACCCCGACGTCCTACTTCACCTTCCGCCCAATCCTGGGCATCGGTGGCGGCTCCCCGCTTCCGGTCATCGCCACCTACGACATCCCGACCACCGTCGTGGACAACACCGTGGCCAACCAGGACGTGCACCTGGCGACCCCGGCGATCGTGAAGAACGATGGCTCGATCGCGACCAGCGTACGCTGGAACGTGACCGGCACCGTCACGGGAACCTCACTCACCCCGGGCTTCCCCACCGTAGCCGCAGCCGGAACACAGGCGATCACGCCGCCGGTCGACGCCCTCACTCCCTTCACCATCGCCGCGACCAACGCCAGCGGCACCGCCAGCGCCACGCAGAAATTCCGCTCGGTGGCAGGAGGCAGCAGCTCCGGTCGCTACGTGCGCTTCACCGGTGCCACGCTGCGCAGCGGTGGCCTCCTGACCCAGATCGCCGAGCTTGAGTTCTTCAATGCCGGCGTGAAGGTCCCCGTCGCCGGCTCGAGCAATCCCGGCGGCGATAACGGCAACAACGCCGCCGAAGCAGTGGCCAGCATCCACGACGGCAACTACCGCACGAAGTGGCTCAACCACAACAACCGTCCCGTCATCCTCGATTTCGGCTCGGTGCAGAGCTTCGACAGCTACCAGCTCACCACCGGTAATGACGACGCCGGCCGCGATCCCGTGCGCTGGATCATCGAAGTCAGCGCCGATGGCACCAACTGGACTCTGGCCGATGCCGCCAACGAGTACCCGATGCCAAACACCCGCCGCGCCAAGACCGGCCTCCTGCCTGTCTCCGGCAGCACCTTGGAATGGACCGGCACCAGCGGCGACTGGGATACCAGCTCCACGAATTGGGTGAAGTCCGGCACCGCGACCGGCTCGGCCTACAGCGATGGCGTGGCCGTGATCTTCGACGACGATGCGACCAACCGCGACGTGGTGCTGGCCGACACGGTCCGCCCGACCTTCACCTCGGTGAACAACAGCAGCGGCTCCTACAGCATCAGCGGTGCGGCGATCGCCGGCCGAGGTGGTCTGATCAAGCGCGGCAGCGGCGAGCTCCAGCTTCTCAGCCCGAATACCTTCGACGGCTCCGTCTACCTCCTCGGCGGCAAGACCGTGACCATGGATGGGACCGCCTTGGGCGTGCGCGAGGCAACCAACCGTTTGGAGATCTCCAACGGAGCCGAGTTGAACGTGGCGGCCGACCTGACCACGCAGCGCCGCCTGCATGTCGCCTTCGATGGTGGCGTGATCAACGTGGACGGCGGTGTGACCTTCACGAAGATCGGCAACTCCGACTTCTACGGCACCCTGACCAAGAACGGCGACGGCACGCTGCGCTTCCAAGGCTATAACGGCTCCGTGTCTCCTGCGGCGCAAGACCTCGTCATCAACGAGGGCATCGTCGAATTCGGCGCGGCCACCGGCTACTTCAACAGCCGCCCGTTCCAAGACATGAAGATCATCGTGAACTCGGGAGGCATCCTGCGTTTCTCCATCAATAGCGCCCTGGGTGGTGACTACATCAGCGCCATCTCCTCGCTGGAGCAGGTCCGCGTGATCGGCGGCTTGTTCGAGAGCAACAGCGGCATCAGCTACATCCACGTCGGCGTGGACACCGCCGGGGAAGGCGACCTGGTCCTGCAGGGCGGCACCTACGGTGGCACCGGCCAGACGGAATCCGCGAACAATGTCGCGGGCGAAACGACCATCACCACGCTCGCCAGCGACGACAGCTCGCTGATCGTGGGCACCGGTGCGCTCACCGCGAACCCTGCTCACTTCGTTTTCGCCGTGGCAAACGGCGGCGCGGAGGAAGACTTGGTGGTTTCGAAGGTCATCAACGGCAACTACGGTATCGTCAAGAAGGGCTTGGGCACCATGGTCCTCCAGGCTGCGAACACCTACCTCGGCAATACCGAAGGCGCGCTCTTCATGAACCGTCCTCACGGCACCACCGTCGAGGAAGGCACCTTGGTGGTGAGCAACATCAGCGGCAGCGCCACCGGCGCCAGCCCGGTCCTGATCGCGGCACCCGCCACCCTGAAGGGTGAGGGCTCGGCAGCCGGCACCGTCACCATCCAGGGCATCGTGGCTCCCGGCGATAGCTACAATCCGCAAGGCTCGCTCGCGCTGGGCAGCACCACGATCAACGGCACCGCCAGCCTCGATATCGAAGGCGCGCAGGCCGACTCGATCTTCGTGAACGGCACGCTGACGCTCGGAGCCAACTCCTCGCTGGTGGTCACCGGGTCGCTCACCGAGCCACTCTACCAGATCATCCCGCATACCGGCGCGGTCACCGGCACTTTCGCTAACGTGACGATCCCGAGCGGCTACACGCTGGTCTACGGCGCGAATGCCATCTCGCTGGTGTCGAATACCGCTCCTGCCTACGAGGCCTGGGCAGCGGGACTGATCGATGCCTCGGCCGATGCCGATATCGACGGCGATGGCCTGAGCAACCTGATCGAGTTCGTCCTGAATTCCGACGCGACGGTGTCGAGCACGGCAGCCCTGCCACAAGGCAGCACGAACGCCCAAGGCGATCTCGTCTTCACCTTCGTGACCAAGGCCTCCGCAGGCTACCTGAATCCGACCGTGCAGTACAGCACGGACCTGGAGAACTGGGATACCTTCTCGGGTTCCGTGGTTCAGACCGGCGTGCCTTCCACCGGGCTCAACACGGTGACGGCGACGCTGCCGGCATCGCTTGCCACCCCGGGCACCAAGATCTTCGCCCGTCTCCACGTGGCGACGCCCTGA